The genomic segment GACGTCCTTCCACAGCCGGCCGCCGGTCCGGATGATCTCGCCGGTGGGCAGGACCGCCTCCAGGCCGAGGACGTAGTTGCGGGTGACGCCGTACTTCAGGCCGCGCAGCCCGCCGGCGCAGGTGGCCACGTTGCCGCCCACCGTGGAGACGGTGCGGCTTCCCGGGTCCGGGGCGTAGAGCAGCCCCCGCGCCGCGGCCGCGTCGGCGAGGGCCGCGGTGCTCACGCCGGTCTGCACCCGGGCCAGCAGCTCCTCGGAGCTGACCTCCAGGATCTTGTTCAGCCGGGTGAGGACGAGCACGATGCCGCCGGTCAGCGGCACGGTGGCGGCGCACAGATTGGAGCCGGCGCCGCGCGGCACCACGGGGACGCGGTGCTCGGTGGCGTACCGCAGGACCGCGGCGACCTCCTCGGTGCTGCCGGGCAGCACCACGGCCTGGGGCAGGGCGTGGAAGAGCGGGGTGGCGTCGCGGCCGTAGGCGGTGAGCGCGCCGGCGTCCGTCCGGACGTGGCCGGGGCCGACGAGGGCCGCCAGATCGCGGGCGAGACCGGTGTCCGTGGCCATCAGCGCGCCACCCTTCGGTCCGGTACGGGCGCCGGCCGCGCGGTATCCGGCGGGCGGACGGCGGCGGGGGTCTCGGCCATGAGGTGCCCTTGCCTCTCTGTATGCCGGCGGCGCACGCCGTTCCGGCCCATGGGGACCCGGAGATTGTCAGACAATGGCTCGTGACTGTCAACGACTCGTGCCCGTCAATCAATCGTGCCTGTCAACCGCCGCACCGGCTCATGGGAGAATGAGGGCCGTTCCTCACGGAGGTGTTCATGGCTCCGGACGCCGCCCTTCGGCTGTCCACCGTCTCGGTCGTCGAGGCGCTCGCCGCGTCCCTGCGGGACCGGGTGCTCGACGGGCGGATCGCGCCCGGCACCGCTCTCGCCGAGACGGAGATCGCGGCGGAGTACGCGGTCTCCCGGCCCACGGCCCGCAGCGCCGTCACCGCCCTGGTGCACGAGGGTCTGCTGCACCGCGAGGCCAACAAGGCCGCGTACGTACCCCAGTTGACCCGGGCCGACGTCGAGGACCTCTTCCTGGTCCGCACCCCCCTGGAGACGGCGGTCGTCCGCCTCCTCGTCGAGCGCGGCACCGTGCCGCCGGCCGCCGCCGGGCGCGCCATCGCGGACCTCGGGCAGCTGGAGGACGACGCCCCGCACAGCGCCTTCGTCGAGAGCGACCTGCGGTTCCACCAGTCGCTGGTGGAGGCGGTCGGCAGCCCCCGGCTCAGCCGG from the Streptomyces xinghaiensis S187 genome contains:
- a CDS encoding GntR family transcriptional regulator produces the protein MAPDAALRLSTVSVVEALAASLRDRVLDGRIAPGTALAETEIAAEYAVSRPTARSAVTALVHEGLLHREANKAAYVPQLTRADVEDLFLVRTPLETAVVRLLVERGTVPPAAAGRAIADLGQLEDDAPHSAFVESDLRFHQSLVEAVGSPRLSRLYRGIQGEVHLSMVQTRHALGRERIIAEHTAVLDALRAGDADEAVRTMRAHLEGACHALRAVAGGSAR